In one Oryza glaberrima chromosome 2, OglaRS2, whole genome shotgun sequence genomic region, the following are encoded:
- the LOC127764340 gene encoding uncharacterized protein LOC127764340, whose product MAAATSDHLSGLPDDLLRHIISLLSAKEGAVTAVLSRRWRPLWRQAGTVNLDTEPYLYPAAYRGNNFPEHRRSAFVGHALAALAACESPRVLSLRLVSEEIEGGAAEERCAGVVDAVLDAPAAARVEELRVRCAVSWLCEHGSCERSSSSGTWRLRLGSLPCAAATLRVLHANDVGVERLGDGDGGVVLPLLEEMRLVKATVSPETLQGVIDAAPRLANLWLEKISFRSNDGSRGVYLADGFRLQLRGPALTELALIGYYSRDRCIELDAPRLRSFVNERSLPGRFSLTSPAPDLAPADLHFHDHRSYGDKDPNNLTVPMWSCLHLHGVRVLKLQLDFYAEYIAMDADDADDGVTATFPNLEYLELDAHCKDDHDMATELTVASVLRWCPAIRELRLRLSVADAEGRVNVIYNSKRHMIHHARMMRNSFGQDVQTKIDVDVTNITTSSP is encoded by the coding sequence atggccgccgccaccagcgacCACCTCTCCGGCctccccgacgacctcctccgGCACATCATCTCCTTGCTCTCCGCCAAGGAAGGCGCCGTTACCGCCGTGctctcgcggcggtggcgtccgcTGTGGCGCCAGGCGGGCACCGTCAACCTGGACACGGAGCCCTACTTGTACCCGGCAGCGTACAGAGGCAACAACTTCCCGGAGCACAGGCGGAGCGCATTCGTCGGCCACGCGctggccgccctcgccgcgTGCGAGAGCCCGAGGGTCCTGAGCCTTCGCCTCGTGTCGGAGGAGATCGAGGGAGGCGCTGCCGAGGAGAGGTGTGCCGGTGTGGTCGACGCCGTCCTGgacgccccggcggcggcgcgcgtcgaGGAGCTCCGCGTCCGTTGCGCCGTCTCGTGGCTCTGCGAGCACGGCAGCTGCGAGCGCTCGAGCTCCAGCGGAACGTGGCGGCTGCGGCTCGGATCCCTGCCCTGCGCCGCAGCCACGCTCCGCGTTCTGCACGCCAACGACGTCGGCGTCGAacgcctcggcgacggcgacggcggcgtcgtcctcccgCTCCTGGAGGAGATGCGGCTGGTGAAAGCCACCGTGTCACCGGAGACGCTCCAGGGCGTGATCGACGCCGCGCCGAGGCTCGCCAACCTGTGGCTCGAGAAGATCAGCTTCAGGAGCAACGACGGCAGCCGGGGCGTCTACCTCGCTGACGGCTTCCGCCTCCAGCTCCGAGGCCCGGCGCTCACCGAGCTAGCCCTCATCGGGTATTACAGTAGAGACCGCTGCATCGAGCTCGACGCGCCCCGCCTACGCTCCTTCGTAAACGAACGCTCCCTCCCGGGGCGCTTCTCcctgacctcgccggcgccggacctCGCACCCGCCGACCTTCACTTCCACGACCACCGGAGCTATGGCGACAAAGATCCCAACAACTTGACCGTACCCATGTGGAGCTGCCTCCACCTGCACGGCGTGAGGGTCTTGAAGCTGCAGCTGGACTTCTATGCAGAGTACATCGCcatggacgccgacgacgctgaCGACGGCGTCACCGCCACGTTCCCTAACCTTGAGTACCTCGAGCTTGACGCCCATTGCAAGGATGATCACGACATGGCCACAGAATTGACAGTAGCAAGCGTCCTCCGATGGTGCCCTGCCATCCGTGAGCTGCGGCTCAGGTTGTCAGTAGCCGATGCTGAAGGCCGCGTCAATGTGATCTACAACAGCAAACGGCACATGATCCATCACGCAAGAATGATGAGGAACAGCTTTGGACAGGATGTGCAAACCAAAATTGATGTTGATGTGACCAACATTACGACATCCTCGCCGTAG
- the LOC127762546 gene encoding uncharacterized protein LOC127762546, translated as MEQRHKPTHPPLSSPIPQIPNPCNFRSCSLTTVPPTEDLIPAMRLRRAATRVLRPAYSTTQAGGPRTSSSNLSSELVMYVLPMHGGGGDLNNPVVDLEGACSLNQSPWDLACELENPNPLENLFDKYLVHIPHRASFTFNNDNDEEMEVYDMIWKQQEGEEMKDLNPSQKEKQDGETKMVNDHMNVEPLVPEEVMLDKGIEDFGEKKASVWYYHKNNCKRWHCQNIVDGPKALCEYHLAKSHSNTPTSVKVATAHSKSCCTITMSHLPKSSFKPTLTGEPSSLRAASASIQKNSQSHKRKAGNGLSEDAYYSYSLFSPFHGKDQDDSSKGRVATIDYQHKGFLQQDNIVLIKERDYNKEYIDVDNLFDDFSIAGDDGQSDKDYFVGGANNPHVKKGKQ; from the exons ATGGAGCAAAGGCATAAACCCACTCACCCACCCCTCTCTTCACCCATCCCCCAAATTCCAAACCCTTGCAACTTCAGATCTTGCTCTCTTACTACCGTGCCGCCTACCGAAGATTTGATTCCAGCTATGCGGCTCCGAAGAGCTGCTACCAGGGTGCTTCGGCCGGCCTACTCCACCACCCAGGCTGGAGGGCCGCGTACATCTTCCAGCAACCTCTCGTCGGAGCTAGTGATGTATGTGCTTCCTATGCATGGTGGTGGCGGAGATCTCAATAACCCTGTGGTCGATCTAGAGGGTGCATGCAGCCTGAACCAATCACCTTGGGATCTCGCTTGCGAGCTTGAGAACCCCAATCCCTTG GAGAACCTGTTCGACAAGTATCTAGTGCACATCCCTCATAGGGCAAGTTTCACATTCAACAATGATAATGATGAAGAGATGGAAGTATATGACATGATATGGAAACAACAGGAGGGTGAGGAAATGAAGGATCTGAACCCATCCCAAAAGGAGAAACAAGATGGTGAGACCAAAATGGTAAATGATCATATGAATGTGGAACCCCTGGTGCCAGAGGAGGTCATGTTAGACAAGGGGATAGAAGATTTTGGCGAAAAGAAGGCTAGTGTTTGGTACTATCACAAGAATAACTGCAAGAGGTGGCACTGCCAAAACATCGTCGATGGGCCCAAGGCCTTGTGTGAATACCACCTAGCAAAGAGCCACTCCAACACCCCTACTAGTGTGAAAGTTGCAACCGCCCATTCTAAGTCATGCTGTACAATTACCATGTCTCATCTCCCGAAATCCAGTTTCAAACCAACTCTAACTGGTGAACCATCAAGTTTGAGGGCAGCATCAGCAAGCATACAAAAGAACTCCCAGTCACACAAGAGGAAGGCAGGAAATGGCTTAAGTGAGGATGCATACTACTCCTATAGTTTGTTCAGCCCATTCCATGGAAAGGATCAAGATGATAGCAGCAAAGGTCGAGTAGCTACAATTGATTATCAACACAAGGGGTTTCTACAACAAGATAACATTGTCCTCATAAAAGAAAGAGATTATAATAAGGAATACATCGATGTTGACAACTTGTTTGATGATTTCTCGATCGCAGGTGATGATGGGCAAAGCGACAAAGACTACTTTGTTGGTGGTGCCAATAATCCCCATGTTAAGAAAGGGAAACAATAG
- the LOC127764793 gene encoding uncharacterized protein LOC127764793 — MRIRRAASRLLGSASAAFSAQAEAPPATATASELPPPPPPAPAAAADAAAVDVGLAGPEGPCEQSLSPWDLPCELLGDSSDSQNLQEAPFDKYLVRIPRRASFVLNSELELEDDTMESKDKIWNHDDEEEEEVKNQKPAAHSLKKDGAARKRSRKGNDEPILQEEEEDMVMKTEESEDKEATIWFCKKNDGKKWHCRSIVDGPNTLCDYHLARSRSSYTPSSENGASATAAATCSSGPTKADAIGKIKAPPAKSSGAKRNSPGAAAASSSKAAAATATAPSSSKASSSSVSVTVPTSSISQRRKRRKKSTNGSGGDYYFYDLFGPFRGKDRRNHGVVSASEEDHKGLLKAKEKMEYIDVDNLSNNSSITGGGDKENDEDYVVGGAGKARAEKRKGKIAVEKMPFPKMVKKRTVKERSLKSLL, encoded by the exons ATGCGGATCCGCAGGGCCGCTTCCCGTCTGCTCGGCTCGGCgtccgccgccttctccgcccaGGCGGAAGCGCCGCCTGCGACTGCGACTGCGagcgagctcccgccgccgccgccgcccgcgcctgctgctgcggcggacgccgccgccgtcgacgtcggccTCGCCGGCCCAGAGGGGCCCTGCGAGCAGAGCCTTTCGCCCTGGGATCTGCCATGCGAGCTCCTCGGTGACTCCAGCGATTCCCAG AACTTGCAGGAGGCCCCGTTCGACAAATACTTGGTGCGCATCCCCCGAAGGGCAAGCTTCGTGCTCAACAGCGAGCTGGAGCTGGAAGATGATACGATGGAATCGAAGGACAAGATCTGGAAtcacgacgatgaggaggaggaggaggtcaagAATCAGAAACCTGCTGCCCACAGCCTGAAGAAAGATGGTGCGGCGAGGAAGAGATCGAGAAAGGGGAACGACGAGCCCATcttgcaggaggaggaggaggacatggtGATGAAAACCGAAGAGAGCGAGGACAAGGAGGCAACCATCTGGTTCTGCAAGAAGAACGACGGCAAGAAATGGCACTGCCGAAGCATCGTCGACGGGCCAAACACCCTGTGCGACTACCACTTGGCAAGGAGCCGCTCATCCTACACTCCCAGCAGTGAGAACGGTGCATCGGCGACAGCAGCGGCAACCTGCAGCTCCGGTCCAACAAAGGCGGACGCCATTGGCAAGATCAAAGCTCCTCCTGCGAAGTCATCCGGTGCCAAACGAAATTCaccgggagcagcagcagcatcaagcTCGAAAGCAGCAGCTGCGACTGCGACTGCACCAAGCAGCTCCAAAGCATCGTCGTCCTCAGTGTCAGTGACGGTACCAACAAGCTCGATCTCCCAGCGAcgcaagaggaggaagaagtcgACTAATGGCTCAGGTGGTGATTACTACTTCTATGATCTTTTCGGCCCGTTCCGCGGGAAGGATCGTCGCAACCATGGAGTAGTTTCAGCTAGTGAAGAAGATCACAAGGGACTCctaaaagcaaaagaaaagatgGAATACATCGATGTCGATAACCTGTCCAACAATTCATCGAtcaccggtggcggcgacaaGGAAAACGATGAGGACTACGTCGTTGGTGGTGCCGGCAAGGCCCGTGCGGAGAAGAGGAAAGGGAAGATTGCAGTGGAGAAGATGCCATTTCCGAAGATGGTGAAGAAGCGTACTGTCAAAGAGCGGTCGCTCAAGTCGCTGCTCTAG
- the LOC127761370 gene encoding uncharacterized protein LOC127761370, with protein sequence MRIRRNASRVLGSTYFTTQSEASHTYMSNLPPTSLAPAPVAYGGGGGDLGGPMVTPDGACQLSLSPWDLPYELEDPDPLEAPFDRYMACIPFRASFVSDSDNNDDDQMEVDEDKSWNQVENEEVNDQQQPDHKVDQGGDPAARKMKGKMNESSMVGIEIMEDTDKQAGVWYCNKNDGKKWHCRNIVDGPKTLCDYHLAKSRSYYTRTGEAGAAAASSKSSRAKAPAIAKPKSSSKRTPAGESSAQNNSIAAAAAAAAVSVLPTISSQPSKRKASNGLLGGDAYYFYDMFVPYRKKDRGGSSSKQQAGAEEKEILPQDNAVAMEEKMDGKKLYDGVYNSSDYSSDTASDDESDEDYTVGGASKRRTKKRKMKLSVKKVQFSKMMKKRVKERSLKSLL encoded by the exons ATGCGGATCCGGAGGAACGCCTCCAGGGTGCTCGGGTCGACCTACTTCACCACCCAGTCGGAAGCATCACACACATATATGAGCAACCTTCCACCGACATCGCTCGCGCCTGCGCCTGTTGcatatggcggcggcggcggcgatcttgGTGGTCCTATGGTCACTCCAGACGGTGCCTGCCAGCTAAGCCTGTCGCCATGGGATCTGCCATATGAGCTCGAAGATCCCGATCCCCTA GAGGCTCCGTTCGATAGGTACATGGCGTGCATCCCTTTTAGGGCAAGCTTTGTGTCCGACAGCGACAACAACGATGATGATCAGATGGAGGTGGACGAAGACAAGAGTTGGAATCAGGTGGAGAATGAGGAGGTGAATGATCAGCAGCAACCTGACCACAAGGTGGACCAAGGTGGTGATCCGGCGGCCAGAAAAATGAAGGGGAAGATGAATGAGAGCAGCATGGTGGGGATTGAGATCATGGAAGATACTGACAAGCAGGCTGGTGTTTGGTACTGCAACAAGAATGATGGCAAGAAATGGCACTGCCGAAACATCGTCGACGGGCCCAAGACCCTGTGTGACTACCACCTAGCAAAGAGCCGCTCTTACTACACCCGCACTGGTGAGGCAGGTGCTGCTGCAGCTAGTTCCAAGTCAAGCCGAGCAAAGGCTCCAGCTATTGCCAAGCCAAAGTCCAGCTCCAAACGGACTCCAGCAGGTGAGTCAAGTGCTCAAAACAACTctattgcagcagcagcagcagcagcagcagtgagtGTGCTGCCAACCATCTCCTCCCAGCCATCCAAGAGGAAGGCAAGCAATGGCTTATTAGGTGGTGATGCCTACTATTTCTATGATATGTTCGTCCCATACCGCAAGAAGGATCGTGGTGGTAGCAGCAGCAAACAGCAAGCCGGTGCTGAGGAGAAGGAGATCCTGCCACAAGATAATGCCGTCGCCATGGAAGAGAAAATGGACGGCAAGAAACTGTACGATGGTGTTTACAACTCGTCTGATTACTCCTCGGACACTGCTAGCGACGACGAGAGCGACGAAGACTATACCGTTGGTGGTGCCAGCAAGCGCCGtaccaagaaaaggaaaatgaagCTTTCAGTGAAGAAGGTGCAGTTCtcgaagatgatgaagaagcgTGTGAAAGAACGGTCGCTTAAGTCCCTGCTCTAA